A part of Variovorax sp. HW608 genomic DNA contains:
- a CDS encoding cob(I)yrinic acid a,c-diamide adenosyltransferase — MGNRLTQIATRTGDDGTTGLGDNTRVPKDHLRVQAMGDVDELNSNIGVLLCEPMPEPVRELLVDVQHQLFNLGGELSMPGYTLLKPEALLQLDNALADHNAALPRLAEFILPAGTCGASLAHVCRTVARRAERAVVALGRAEEINDTLRRYLNRLSDLLFVLARVLNRVDGGDDVYWKSERMARAAAESESKEDHS, encoded by the coding sequence ATGGGCAACCGCCTGACCCAGATCGCGACCCGTACCGGCGACGACGGCACCACCGGCCTCGGCGACAACACCCGCGTGCCCAAGGACCACCTGCGCGTGCAGGCCATGGGCGACGTGGACGAACTCAACTCGAACATCGGCGTGCTGCTGTGCGAGCCCATGCCCGAGCCGGTGCGCGAGCTGCTCGTCGACGTGCAGCACCAGTTGTTCAATCTCGGCGGCGAGCTGTCGATGCCGGGCTACACCTTGCTCAAGCCCGAGGCGCTGCTGCAGCTCGACAATGCGCTCGCCGACCACAACGCGGCGCTGCCGCGCCTGGCGGAATTCATCCTGCCGGCCGGCACCTGCGGGGCGTCGCTCGCGCACGTGTGCCGCACGGTCGCCCGCCGCGCCGAGCGCGCCGTGGTGGCGCTTGGCAGGGCGGAAGAGATCAACGACACCTTGCGCCGCTACCTCAACCGCCTGAGCGACCTGCTCTTCGTGCTGGCCCGTGTGCTCAACCGTGTCGACGGCGGCGACGATGTCTACTGGAAGAGCGAACGCATGGCGCGCGCGGCCGCCGAATCCGAATCGAAGGAAGACCATTCATGA
- a CDS encoding type IV pili methyl-accepting chemotaxis transducer N-terminal domain-containing protein, giving the protein MRRSPSLVAKLGAIGGALLLAAIASIGLTLWMTWQLEGGAAAINEAGRMRMQTWRLAQAQAFADPRKIAALSEELDQSILLLRQGDPGRPLFVPRDKDSLAAFDQVQAGWSALRHDWSASPAPSAEAAAERARTLVEEIDRFVSQIEGYLSRLTAILNAVQLAMVALVLASAVAILYLSYLLVFNPLARLQAGLTRIRDGDLSARVEHPSQDEFGALADGFNRMAETLQDLYHGLESKVQEKTMRLEAEHARLAALYKAADFVNRAGTLDELAQGFAQQIRAVAEADASAIRWSDESNRRYIMLASDGLPRTLVEDEYCLPTGDCFCGQDAAHASTQVIPIVAQNRPDFLGHCTRAGYGAVVSVPVRLQERLVGELNLFYRQPVALADDDRALLETLASHLAGAIEGLRGAALQREAAIAEERGLLARELHDSIAQSLAFLKIQIGLLRGALKRGDSAQADRTLAELDAGVHGSLSDVRELLVHFRTRTNTEDIIPAIQITLQKFEHQTGLATHLSVEGQGLPLAADVQVQVLHVVQEALSNVRKHSGASAVWVEVQQSPPWRVEVRDDGRGFAEPEHAPDGIHVGLRIMRERARSIGAEVEVHSVIGAGTSIVMTLPVAEALAPEATTPTT; this is encoded by the coding sequence ATGCGCAGATCCCCGTCCCTGGTGGCCAAGCTGGGCGCCATCGGCGGCGCCCTGCTGCTGGCCGCGATCGCCTCCATCGGGCTCACCTTGTGGATGACCTGGCAGCTCGAAGGCGGCGCGGCCGCCATCAACGAAGCGGGGCGGATGCGCATGCAGACATGGCGGCTCGCGCAGGCGCAGGCCTTCGCCGATCCGCGGAAGATCGCCGCGCTGTCCGAGGAGCTCGACCAGAGCATCCTGCTGCTGCGCCAGGGCGACCCCGGCCGACCGCTCTTCGTGCCGCGCGACAAGGATTCGCTCGCCGCCTTCGACCAGGTGCAAGCCGGTTGGAGCGCGCTGCGCCACGACTGGTCCGCTTCGCCCGCGCCCTCGGCCGAAGCCGCCGCCGAACGCGCCCGCACGCTGGTGGAGGAGATCGACCGCTTCGTCTCGCAGATCGAGGGCTACCTCTCGCGCCTCACCGCCATCCTCAATGCGGTCCAGCTGGCCATGGTCGCGCTGGTGCTCGCGAGCGCCGTCGCCATCCTCTACCTGTCGTACCTGCTGGTCTTCAACCCGCTGGCGCGGCTGCAGGCCGGGCTCACGCGCATCCGCGACGGCGACCTCTCGGCGCGCGTCGAGCATCCGTCGCAGGACGAATTCGGGGCGCTGGCCGATGGCTTCAACCGCATGGCCGAAACCCTGCAGGACCTCTACCACGGGCTCGAATCCAAGGTGCAGGAAAAGACCATGCGCCTGGAAGCCGAGCACGCCCGGCTCGCCGCGCTCTACAAGGCGGCCGACTTCGTGAACCGCGCCGGCACGCTGGACGAACTCGCGCAAGGCTTCGCGCAGCAGATCCGCGCCGTCGCCGAGGCCGATGCCTCGGCGATCCGCTGGTCCGACGAATCGAACCGCCGCTACATCATGCTGGCCTCCGACGGCCTGCCGCGCACCTTGGTCGAGGACGAGTACTGCCTGCCCACCGGCGACTGCTTCTGCGGCCAGGACGCGGCCCACGCCAGCACGCAGGTGATCCCGATCGTGGCGCAGAACCGGCCGGATTTCCTCGGCCACTGCACGCGTGCCGGCTACGGCGCGGTGGTGAGCGTGCCCGTGCGGCTGCAGGAGCGCCTGGTCGGCGAACTGAACCTCTTCTACCGCCAGCCCGTCGCGCTCGCCGACGACGACCGCGCGCTGCTCGAAACCCTGGCGAGCCACCTGGCCGGCGCCATCGAGGGCCTGCGCGGCGCGGCGCTGCAGCGCGAGGCCGCGATCGCCGAGGAACGCGGCCTGCTCGCGCGCGAGCTGCACGATTCCATCGCGCAGAGCCTCGCCTTCCTCAAGATCCAGATCGGCCTCTTGCGTGGCGCCCTCAAGCGCGGCGACAGCGCGCAGGCCGACCGCACCCTCGCCGAACTCGATGCGGGGGTCCACGGCAGCCTGTCCGACGTGCGCGAACTGCTGGTGCACTTCCGCACCCGCACCAACACCGAGGACATCATCCCGGCGATCCAGATCACCTTGCAGAAGTTCGAGCACCAGACCGGCCTTGCCACCCATCTCTCCGTCGAAGGCCAGGGCCTGCCGCTCGCTGCCGACGTGCAGGTGCAGGTGCTGCACGTGGTGCAGGAGGCGCTGTCCAACGTGCGCAAGCATTCGGGCGCCAGCGCCGTGTGGGTCGAGGTGCAGCAGTCGCCGCCATGGCGCGTCGAGGTGCGCGACGACGGCCGCGGCTTCGCCGAGCCCGAGCACGCACCCGACGGCATCCACGTCGGCCTGCGCATCATGCGCGAGCGCGCGCGCAGCATCGGCGCCGAGGTCGAGGTGCACTCCGTCATCGGCGCCGGCACCAGCATCGTGATGACCCTGCCCGTCGCCGAAGCGCTGGCGCCGGAAGCGACGACCCCCACGACATGA
- the phaP gene encoding TIGR01841 family phasin (Members of this family are phasins (small proteins associated with inclusions such as PHA granules). Note that several different families of phasins have been named PhaP despite very little sequence similarity to each other.), producing the protein MATSRTSTTAAKKAGSTRGSAADDIQDVLVKPLKGMAERLQNLPLAGAAGAIVESGRKDLQALVQANEKSYQGLQAVVQRQTEMLKTSIQDWQNTVKGMSAGEPRENLAKLDAMGKAAFKQALDDIRELSEMAAKSQSEAFEVVRKRIGENVDEVSKLLRSRK; encoded by the coding sequence ATGGCAACAAGCAGAACGAGCACTACCGCCGCGAAAAAGGCGGGCTCCACACGCGGCAGCGCCGCCGACGACATCCAGGACGTCTTGGTCAAGCCGCTCAAGGGCATGGCCGAGCGGCTCCAGAACCTGCCCTTGGCCGGTGCCGCTGGCGCGATCGTGGAAAGCGGACGCAAGGACCTGCAGGCGCTCGTGCAGGCCAACGAGAAGTCCTACCAGGGCCTGCAGGCCGTGGTGCAGCGGCAGACCGAGATGCTCAAGACATCGATCCAGGACTGGCAGAACACCGTCAAGGGCATGTCGGCCGGCGAGCCGCGCGAGAACCTCGCCAAGCTCGATGCGATGGGCAAGGCCGCCTTCAAGCAGGCGCTGGACGACATCCGCGAGCTGTCCGAGATGGCCGCCAAGTCGCAGTCCGAGGCGTTCGAAGTGGTGCGCAAGCGCATCGGCGAGAACGTGGACGAGGTGAGCAAGCTGCTGCGCAGCCGCAAATAG
- a CDS encoding acyltransferase, protein MKRPAWVRGVSSGLLLGLNTLAGFSMMVVPALCKRVLPAGRLRTACDRLLNAIAARWVAVNNAWIAAACPSPWKVRGLDGLNRHGWYLVCANHQSWVDILVLQRIFHGRIPFLKFFLKQQLIWVPFVGLAWWALDFPFLKRGRDARSQREDLAATREACEKFKRMPTAVINFVEGTRFTAHRHAGQRSRYRHLLEPKVGGVGVALQTLGARFDAMLDVTIVYPDGTPSFWDLLCGRARSVTVDVRQREIPAPLVRSELAADKAYRRRLREWIELQWAEKDSLIPILLKESTHAAGR, encoded by the coding sequence ATGAAGCGGCCAGCGTGGGTGCGCGGCGTCTCGAGCGGCCTCTTGCTCGGGCTCAACACGCTGGCCGGCTTCTCGATGATGGTGGTGCCGGCGCTGTGCAAGCGGGTGCTGCCGGCCGGGCGGCTGCGCACCGCCTGCGACCGGCTGCTCAATGCGATCGCGGCCCGCTGGGTGGCCGTCAACAACGCCTGGATCGCGGCCGCATGCCCGTCGCCGTGGAAGGTCCGGGGCCTCGACGGGTTGAATCGGCACGGCTGGTATCTTGTGTGCGCCAACCACCAGAGCTGGGTGGACATCCTCGTACTGCAGCGGATCTTTCACGGCCGCATCCCGTTCCTCAAGTTCTTTCTCAAGCAGCAGCTCATCTGGGTGCCCTTCGTCGGCCTCGCCTGGTGGGCGCTCGACTTTCCCTTCCTGAAGCGCGGCCGCGATGCGCGGTCGCAGCGCGAGGACCTCGCCGCCACGCGCGAGGCCTGCGAGAAGTTCAAGCGCATGCCCACGGCCGTCATCAACTTCGTCGAGGGCACGCGTTTCACGGCCCACCGGCATGCCGGCCAGCGCAGCCGCTACCGGCATCTGCTGGAGCCCAAGGTCGGCGGCGTCGGCGTGGCGCTGCAGACCCTGGGCGCGCGCTTCGACGCGATGCTCGACGTCACCATCGTCTACCCCGACGGCACGCCCAGCTTCTGGGACCTGCTGTGCGGCCGCGCGCGGTCGGTGACCGTCGACGTGCGCCAGCGCGAGATCCCGGCCCCGCTGGTGCGGTCCGAGCTCGCCGCCGACAAGGCCTACCGCCGGCGCCTGCGCGAATGGATCGAGCTGCAATGGGCGGAGAAGGATTCGCTCATCCCCATCTTGTTGAAGGAGTCGACCCATGCCGCTGGACGCTGA
- a CDS encoding NAD(P)H-dependent flavin oxidoreductase: MTRTSDVAPCDAASVADKLRALAAKSGLSSWKLAGRELLPVVQGGMGVGISAGGLAGTVAGLGGVGTVSSVDLRRLHPDLMAKTANLDAEPDAGPRIDAANLEALGREISLARRLSGGRGLLAVNVMKALSAYAAQVRQALACGIDALVVGAGLPLDLPDLAQDHPEVALIPILSDARGVQLIVRKWEKKGRLPDAIVIEHPRLAGGHLGAAKVGDLNDPRFDFEVVLPQTQAFFKSAGIEGKIPLIAAGGIGTQEDIRRLQSLGATAVQLGTAFAVTTECDADPKFKQVLADAKPEDLVEFTSVAGLPARAVRTKWLAKYLRLEPRLNAKVHKETECTMRFDCLAHCGLRDGTPGWGKFCIDKMLGHAFSGQTEQGLFFRGAGKLPFGSEIRSVQDLLQWLLGGLRPAPLTGAA; encoded by the coding sequence ATGACGCGTACATCCGACGTGGCGCCGTGCGATGCGGCGTCTGTGGCCGACAAGCTGAGGGCGCTCGCCGCGAAGTCGGGCCTCAGCAGCTGGAAGCTCGCGGGCCGCGAACTGCTGCCTGTCGTGCAAGGCGGCATGGGCGTGGGCATCTCGGCCGGCGGTCTGGCCGGCACGGTGGCGGGGCTCGGCGGCGTCGGCACGGTGTCGTCGGTCGACCTGCGCCGGCTGCATCCGGACCTGATGGCGAAGACGGCGAATCTCGACGCGGAGCCCGACGCGGGACCGCGCATCGATGCGGCCAACCTGGAAGCGCTCGGCCGCGAGATCAGCCTGGCGCGCCGCCTGTCGGGCGGGCGCGGGCTCCTGGCCGTGAACGTGATGAAGGCGCTCTCCGCCTACGCGGCGCAGGTGCGGCAGGCGCTCGCCTGCGGCATCGATGCGCTGGTGGTGGGCGCCGGCCTGCCGCTCGACCTGCCCGACCTCGCGCAGGACCACCCGGAGGTCGCGCTGATCCCGATCCTGTCCGACGCGCGCGGCGTGCAGCTGATCGTGCGCAAGTGGGAAAAGAAGGGCCGCCTGCCCGATGCGATCGTGATCGAGCATCCGCGCCTCGCGGGCGGTCACCTCGGCGCGGCGAAGGTCGGTGACCTGAACGATCCGCGCTTCGACTTCGAGGTCGTGCTCCCGCAGACGCAGGCGTTCTTCAAGTCGGCCGGCATCGAAGGGAAGATCCCGCTGATCGCCGCCGGCGGCATCGGCACCCAGGAGGACATCCGCCGCCTGCAGTCGCTGGGCGCGACCGCGGTGCAGCTCGGCACCGCCTTCGCGGTCACCACCGAATGCGACGCCGACCCGAAGTTCAAGCAGGTGCTGGCCGATGCCAAGCCCGAGGACCTGGTCGAATTCACCAGCGTGGCGGGCCTGCCCGCGCGTGCGGTGCGCACCAAGTGGCTCGCGAAGTACCTCCGGCTGGAGCCCCGGCTGAACGCCAAGGTCCACAAGGAGACGGAATGCACCATGCGCTTCGACTGCCTGGCCCACTGCGGCCTGCGCGACGGCACGCCGGGCTGGGGCAAGTTCTGCATCGACAAGATGCTCGGCCATGCCTTCTCGGGCCAGACCGAGCAGGGCCTGTTCTTCCGGGGCGCGGGCAAGCTGCCCTTCGGCAGCGAGATCCGCTCGGTGCAGGACCTGCTGCAGTGGCTGCTCGGCGGGCTGCGTCCCGCACCGCTGACGGGCGCGGCATAG
- a CDS encoding response regulator: MTHDDTTTPIRLLVVDDHTLFRRGVIALLEGDPRFRVVAEAGDAGEAQRRAAESQPDIILLDNHLPGVKGVDALAGLKQAAPGARILMLTVSEDENDLAAALRGGAQGYLLKTVDSDVMASAIVRAMQGESTISPEMTGKLVTAFRAVQGQPAQQPQPSEPADPIGSLSPREQEILAHIARGASNKDIARALGIAETTVKIHVQHILRKLNLSSRVQAAVYAVSRSE, from the coding sequence ATGACCCACGACGACACCACGACGCCGATCCGCCTCCTCGTGGTCGATGACCACACCCTGTTCCGTCGCGGCGTGATCGCGCTGCTCGAGGGCGACCCGCGCTTTCGCGTCGTCGCCGAAGCGGGCGACGCCGGCGAAGCCCAGCGCCGCGCCGCCGAGAGCCAGCCCGACATCATCCTGCTCGACAACCACCTGCCCGGCGTGAAGGGCGTGGACGCCCTCGCCGGCCTCAAGCAGGCCGCGCCCGGAGCGCGCATCCTGATGCTCACGGTGAGCGAGGACGAGAACGACCTCGCCGCCGCGCTGCGCGGCGGAGCGCAGGGCTACCTGCTGAAGACCGTGGACAGCGATGTGATGGCCAGCGCGATCGTGCGCGCGATGCAGGGCGAATCCACCATCAGCCCGGAGATGACGGGCAAGCTCGTCACCGCCTTCCGCGCCGTCCAGGGCCAGCCTGCGCAGCAGCCCCAGCCGAGCGAACCGGCGGACCCGATCGGAAGCCTCTCGCCGCGCGAGCAGGAGATCCTCGCCCACATCGCGCGCGGCGCCAGCAACAAGGACATCGCGCGCGCCCTCGGCATCGCGGAGACCACGGTCAAGATCCACGTGCAGCACATCCTGCGCAAGCTGAACCTCAGCTCGCGCGTGCAGGCGGCGGTGTACGCGGTGAGCCGCTCGGAATGA
- the ubiM gene encoding 5-demethoxyubiquinol-8 5-hydroxylase UbiM, whose amino-acid sequence MPLDAEVVIVGAGPAGLAMAIALADAHFSVTVIDLQPRAALAAPAEDGREIALTHSSVETLRTLGLWSRLRPGEIGRIREARVIDGDRHDAALQFRSQGALGWIVPNHALRRVSFEAACERAGVRLQDAVRLVQVATAPSHVDLAVEHVADGSREALRAQLFVAADSRFSWARRQIGIAADMHEFGRTMIVCRMRHALPHHDVAHECFGYERTLAVLPLAGEMCSAVLTTDTASATRLMALPAAEYAALVETQFGGRLGPMHLVGERFAYPLVTVLSRRFTAMRSALIGDAAVGMHPVTAHGYNLGLQGVAALTRILREARDQGRDIGDAAVLAGYERAHRRDAVVMYHGTNAVAKLYAGQGAVQRLARQWVLRGAQNLPFLKTAIMARLTGRGGLQPPVSLRLGDPTQRR is encoded by the coding sequence ATGCCGCTGGACGCTGAAGTGGTCATCGTCGGCGCCGGCCCCGCCGGGCTGGCCATGGCCATCGCGCTGGCCGATGCGCACTTTTCCGTCACCGTGATCGACCTCCAGCCGCGCGCGGCGCTGGCGGCGCCGGCCGAGGACGGCCGCGAGATCGCACTGACCCATTCGAGCGTCGAGACCCTGCGCACGCTGGGCTTGTGGTCGCGCCTGCGGCCCGGCGAGATCGGCCGCATCCGGGAGGCCCGCGTGATCGACGGCGATCGCCACGACGCGGCGTTGCAGTTCCGCTCGCAGGGCGCGCTGGGCTGGATCGTGCCCAACCACGCGCTGCGGCGCGTGAGCTTCGAGGCCGCCTGCGAGCGCGCGGGCGTGCGGCTGCAGGACGCGGTGCGCCTGGTCCAGGTCGCGACCGCGCCGAGCCATGTCGACCTCGCCGTCGAACACGTGGCGGACGGATCTCGCGAGGCGCTGCGCGCGCAGCTCTTCGTGGCCGCCGACAGCCGCTTCTCGTGGGCGCGGCGGCAGATCGGCATCGCGGCCGACATGCATGAGTTCGGCCGCACCATGATCGTCTGCCGCATGCGCCATGCGCTGCCGCATCACGACGTGGCCCATGAATGCTTCGGCTACGAGCGCACGCTCGCGGTGCTGCCGCTGGCGGGCGAGATGTGCTCGGCGGTTCTGACCACCGACACCGCTTCGGCAACGCGGCTCATGGCGCTGCCGGCGGCGGAGTACGCCGCGCTCGTCGAGACCCAGTTCGGCGGCCGGCTCGGGCCGATGCATCTGGTGGGCGAGCGCTTCGCCTATCCGCTCGTCACGGTCCTGTCGCGCCGCTTCACGGCCATGCGAAGCGCGCTGATCGGCGATGCGGCGGTGGGCATGCACCCGGTCACGGCGCACGGCTACAACCTGGGACTGCAGGGCGTCGCCGCGCTGACCCGGATCCTGCGCGAGGCACGCGACCAGGGGCGGGACATCGGCGACGCCGCCGTGCTGGCCGGCTACGAGCGCGCGCATCGCCGCGACGCGGTGGTGATGTACCACGGCACCAATGCGGTCGCGAAGCTCTATGCGGGCCAGGGCGCGGTGCAGCGGCTGGCGCGCCAGTGGGTCCTGCGCGGCGCGCAGAACCTGCCGTTCCTGAAGACCGCGATCATGGCGCGGCTGACGGGACGCGGCGGGCTGCAGCCGCCCGTGTCATTGCGCCTGGGCGATCCGACGCAGCGCCGCTGA
- a CDS encoding OmpW/AlkL family protein — translation MNKNLPRAWIAVAILGALGAGFAQAQEAQGTQGNWLLRARAVRLDTANKSDPIPSLAIPSDAITVNNKTIPELDITYFFTPNIAAELVLTVPQKHTVTVQQSALGGPVDIGTFKHLPPTLMLQYHFMPDAKIRPYAGVGLNYTRISSVNLFVPTVGRLDLDHNSWGLAAGGGVDIELTKNWFLNFDVKKVQIRTDLTQFGQKLSTVKVDPWLFGAGVGYRF, via the coding sequence ATGAACAAGAATCTTCCGCGCGCATGGATTGCCGTTGCCATCCTCGGCGCACTGGGCGCCGGGTTCGCACAGGCGCAGGAAGCGCAGGGCACGCAGGGAAACTGGCTGCTGCGCGCACGCGCCGTGCGCCTCGACACCGCCAACAAGTCCGACCCGATCCCGTCGCTCGCGATCCCCTCGGATGCGATCACGGTCAACAACAAGACCATCCCCGAACTCGACATCACCTATTTCTTCACGCCCAACATCGCGGCCGAGCTGGTGCTGACCGTGCCGCAGAAGCACACCGTCACCGTGCAGCAGAGCGCGCTGGGCGGGCCGGTCGACATCGGCACCTTCAAGCATCTGCCGCCGACGCTGATGCTGCAGTACCACTTCATGCCCGACGCCAAGATCCGTCCCTACGCGGGCGTGGGCCTCAACTACACGCGCATCAGCTCGGTGAACCTCTTCGTGCCGACCGTGGGCCGCCTGGATCTCGACCACAACAGCTGGGGCCTCGCAGCAGGCGGCGGCGTGGACATCGAGCTGACGAAGAACTGGTTCCTCAACTTCGACGTCAAGAAGGTGCAGATCCGCACCGACTTGACGCAATTCGGCCAGAAGCTCTCGACGGTCAAGGTGGATCCCTGGCTGTTCGGCGCGGGCGTCGGCTATCGCTTCTGA
- a CDS encoding adenosylcobalamin-dependent ribonucleoside-diphosphate reductase produces MKRDDEVTGRLPVQPISQDVLVQKYLKPGEQGADDLFQRVAAALASVEKEELRDTWRERFLANLQAGAIGAGRIMSAAGTGLEATLINCFVQPVGDCIQGQDADGYPGIYEALREAAETMRRGGGVGYDFSRIRPRGAAVRATASLASGPCSYIDVFDRSCSTVESAGARRGAQMGVLRIDHPDVLEFITAKRTPGRWSNFNVSVAVSDAFMQALEADGDWALVHRAQPGGALIAQGAVKEGDRWVYRRLPARALWDTVMRSAYDFAEPGILFTDTINKDNNLRELERIDATNPCGEQPLPPYGCCDLGPVILPRFVRHPFSIGGKAGFDFDAFGAAVAVQVRALDNVLDLSFWPLPQQRAEAMAKRRIGVGFTGLGDALAMLCLRYDEAEGREMAARIARTLRDAAYAASVALAREKGAFPAFDAQSHLAPGTFASRLDPALQAQIREHGLRNSHLVSIAPTGTVSLAFADNASNGIEPAFSWTYRRKKREADGSVSEYQVEDHAWRLYRFLGGDIERLPAYFVSALSMPASAHLAMMEAVQPYVDTAISKTVNVPAEFPYADFKGLYQQAWNAGLKGLATYRPNTIVGSVLDAAPAQAQPEAQAAAVAADPMRAQIESRPKGALNALADKIEYWTSQGRQTLYLVVSFLPLADGRERAVEFFMPVGQNGESQQWVTASMRLLSLAARGGFLERALADMRKVAWDRGPVRLGHYRKADGTLVPQWHDSEVAAIAFAIQNLIARRGNLEEGASPDGASSIEAPAPMAGAKCPECGAHAMIRKDGCDFCTQCGHVGSCG; encoded by the coding sequence ATGAAGCGCGACGACGAAGTCACGGGCCGCCTGCCCGTGCAGCCGATCAGCCAGGACGTGCTGGTCCAGAAATACCTCAAGCCCGGCGAGCAGGGCGCGGACGACCTGTTCCAGCGGGTCGCGGCCGCGCTGGCCTCGGTGGAAAAGGAAGAACTGCGCGACACCTGGCGCGAGCGCTTCCTCGCGAACCTGCAGGCCGGCGCGATCGGCGCGGGCCGCATCATGAGCGCCGCCGGCACTGGCCTCGAAGCCACGCTCATCAACTGTTTCGTGCAGCCCGTCGGCGACTGCATCCAGGGCCAGGACGCGGACGGCTACCCCGGCATCTACGAAGCCCTGCGCGAAGCCGCCGAGACCATGCGGCGCGGCGGCGGCGTGGGCTACGACTTCTCACGCATCCGGCCGCGCGGCGCGGCGGTGCGCGCCACCGCCTCGCTCGCCTCGGGGCCGTGCAGCTACATCGACGTCTTCGACCGCTCGTGTTCCACGGTGGAAAGCGCGGGCGCGCGGCGTGGCGCGCAGATGGGCGTGCTGCGCATCGACCATCCCGACGTGCTGGAGTTCATCACCGCCAAGCGCACGCCGGGGCGCTGGAGCAACTTCAACGTCTCCGTCGCGGTCAGCGATGCCTTCATGCAGGCGCTCGAGGCCGACGGGGACTGGGCGCTGGTGCATCGCGCACAGCCGGGTGGGGCGCTGATCGCGCAGGGCGCGGTGAAAGAGGGCGACCGCTGGGTCTACCGCCGCCTGCCCGCACGCGCGCTGTGGGACACGGTGATGCGCTCGGCCTACGACTTCGCCGAGCCGGGCATCCTGTTCACCGACACCATCAACAAGGACAACAACCTGCGCGAGCTGGAGCGCATCGACGCCACCAATCCCTGCGGCGAGCAGCCCTTGCCGCCCTACGGCTGCTGCGACCTGGGCCCGGTGATCCTGCCGCGCTTCGTGCGCCATCCGTTCTCGATCGGCGGCAAGGCCGGCTTCGACTTCGACGCCTTCGGCGCCGCCGTCGCGGTGCAGGTGCGCGCGCTCGACAACGTGCTCGACCTGAGCTTCTGGCCGCTGCCGCAGCAGCGCGCGGAAGCGATGGCCAAGCGGCGCATCGGCGTCGGCTTCACCGGCCTGGGCGACGCGCTCGCGATGCTCTGCCTGCGCTATGACGAGGCCGAAGGCCGCGAGATGGCCGCACGCATCGCACGCACGCTGCGCGATGCGGCCTATGCGGCCTCGGTGGCGCTGGCGCGCGAGAAGGGCGCGTTCCCGGCCTTCGATGCGCAAAGCCATCTCGCGCCCGGCACCTTCGCGAGCCGGCTCGATCCCGCACTGCAGGCGCAGATCCGCGAACACGGCCTGCGCAACAGCCATCTGGTCTCGATCGCGCCGACCGGCACCGTGAGCCTCGCCTTCGCGGACAACGCATCGAACGGCATCGAGCCGGCCTTCTCGTGGACCTACCGGCGCAAGAAGCGGGAGGCCGACGGCAGCGTCAGCGAATACCAGGTCGAGGACCACGCCTGGCGGCTCTACCGCTTCCTCGGCGGCGACATCGAGCGGCTGCCCGCATACTTCGTCTCGGCGCTCTCGATGCCCGCCTCGGCGCACCTCGCGATGATGGAAGCGGTGCAGCCCTACGTCGACACCGCGATCTCGAAGACTGTGAACGTGCCGGCCGAGTTTCCCTACGCGGACTTCAAGGGCCTCTACCAGCAGGCATGGAACGCGGGCCTCAAGGGGCTCGCGACCTACCGGCCCAACACGATCGTCGGCTCGGTGCTCGACGCCGCGCCCGCGCAAGCGCAACCGGAGGCGCAGGCGGCTGCTGTGGCGGCCGATCCGATGCGCGCGCAGATCGAGAGCCGGCCGAAGGGCGCATTGAACGCGCTCGCCGACAAGATCGAGTACTGGACCTCGCAGGGCCGCCAGACGCTGTACCTCGTGGTGTCCTTTCTGCCGCTCGCCGACGGGCGCGAGCGCGCGGTCGAGTTCTTCATGCCGGTGGGCCAGAACGGCGAGTCGCAGCAGTGGGTCACGGCGAGCATGCGCCTGCTGTCGCTGGCCGCGCGCGGCGGGTTCCTCGAACGCGCGCTGGCCGACATGCGCAAGGTGGCGTGGGACCGCGGCCCGGTGCGCCTGGGCCACTACCGCAAGGCCGACGGCACGCTGGTGCCGCAGTGGCACGACTCCGAAGTGGCGGCCATCGCCTTCGCGATCCAGAACCTCATCGCGCGGCGCGGCAACCTGGAGGAGGGCGCGTCGCCGGACGGCGCTTCATCGATCGAAGCACCCGCGCCGATGGCCGGCGCGAAGTGCCCCGAGTGCGGCGCGCACGCCATGATCCGCAAGGACGGCTGCGACTTCTGCACCCAGTGCGGCCACGTCGGGAGCTGCGGATGA